One Bombus huntii isolate Logan2020A chromosome 12, iyBomHunt1.1, whole genome shotgun sequence DNA segment encodes these proteins:
- the LOC126871720 gene encoding glucose dehydrogenase [FAD, quinone]-like translates to MSSLFDISYSSPPCVDPYLGGPQLSDVCSANNGAMLLTIFNILLVGNPEVGEPCKRVRPVKEPDLSYDFIVVGSGAGGAAVAGRLSEVKDWKVLLIEAGPDEPAGAEIPSNLMLYLGGDLDWKYKTTNESNACLSTNGRCAWPRGKNLGGTTLHHGMAYHRGHPKDYEKWVKLGAEGWGWKDVLPYYLKSENNTEIGRVSAKHHATGGPMTVQRFPYQPPFAWHILKAADEAGFGVSEDFAGEKMTGFTIAQTISEDGVRQTSVRSFITPVADRKNLHVAVNATVTKVRTIGKKVTGVDVLLNGKKRIIRAKREVILSAGAINSPQLLMLSGIGPKEHLKSKKIPVVMDLPGVGENLHNHQSYGLTFTLSETYYPVFNESNIEQYIRDQTGPLSSTGLAQVSGILTSNFTTEDDPDIQIFFSGYQAVCESETGPLLAAIDDKMAVEFTAVNLHPTSRGRITLNSNDPLDPPVIWSNDLGTKHDRSVIVQGIQHLIKLSKTPIMRKLGLKRQPVKIPACAGFKPDSYDFWECAIRWNTRPENHQTGTVRMGPRSDPMTVVDTQLKVHGIKGLRVADASVMPTVVSGNPVASVNMVGERAADFIKQDWGIKI, encoded by the exons ATG TCGAGCTTGTTCGATATCTCGTATTCAAGTCCGCCATGTGTCGATCCCTACCTAGGGGGTCCTCAGCTTTCGGATGTTTGCTCTGCAAACAACGGAGCAATGTTACTGACGATTTTCAACATACTGTTAGTGGGAAATCCGGAAGTTGGTGAGCCGTGCAAGCGCGTGAGGCCAGTCAAGGAGCCAGACCTTAGTTACGATTTTATCGTTGTCGGCT CCGGTGCTGGTGGAGCTGCAGTGGCTGGAAGACTGAGCGAAGTCAAAGATTGGAAAGTTTTACTGATCGAAGCAGGCCCCGATGAACCGGCAGGAGCCGAAATACCCAGCAATCTTATGCTTTATCTCG GCGGCGACTTGGACTGGAAATACAAAACGACGAACGAATCGAACGCCTGTCTCAGTACGAATGGAAGATGCGCTTGGCCTCGGGGTAAGAATCTCGGAGGAACGACGCTTCACCATGGTATGGCGTATCATAGAGGTCATCCTAAGGATTACGAGAAGTGGGTAAAACTGGGAGCCGAAGGATGGGGTTGGAAAGAC GTGCTACCGTATTATCTCAAGTCGGAGAATAACACGGAAATTGGTAGAGTTAGCGCGAAACATCATGCCACCGGAGGTCCTATGACCGTGCAACG GTTCCCATATCAACCTCCTTTCGCCTGGCATATCCTCAAAGCAGCGGACGAAGCAGGTTTCGGCGTTTCCGAAGATTTCGCCGGAGAAAAAATGACAGGCTTCACTATAGCTCAAACTATCAGTGAAGACGGTGTGAGACAGACCAGCGTTAGATCGTTTATTACACCCGTCGCGGATCGTAAGAATCTTCACGTAGCCGTGAACGCCACCGTTACCAAAGTTAGGACCATTGGCAAGAAAGTGACAGGAGTCGATGTGTTATTG AATGGAAAGAAGCGCATCATAAGGGCAAAACGCGAAGTGATTTTGTCAGCGGGAGCGATAAACTCACCCCAGCTGTTGATGTTGTCTGGAATTGGACCTAAGGAACATTTGAAATCCAAGAAGATTCCCGTAGTGATGGATCTACCAGGCGTTGGTGAAAATCTTCACAACCACCAATCCTATGGTCTAACCTTCACCTTGAGCGAAACTTATTATCCAGTGTTCAACGAAAGTAACATCGAACAGTACATTAGAGACCAAACTGGACCACTCTCTAGCACAGGCTTGGCTCAAGTTAGTGGAATATTGACATCTAATTTCACTACCGAGGATGATCCAGATATCCAGATATTCTTTTCCGGCTACCAAGCAGTTTGCGAATCTGAAACAGGCCCACTCTTGGCCGCGATAGACGACAAGATGGCTGTCGAATTTACGGCCGTGAATCTACACCCAACGAGCAGAG GTCGCATTACGTTGAACAGCAACGATCCACTCGATCCACCTGTTATCTGGAGTAACGATTTAGGGACCAAACACGATCGCAGCGTCATAGTTCAAGGAATCCAACACCTTATCAAATTATCGAAGACCCCGATCATGCGGAAGCTAGGTTTGAAGCGTCAACCCGTGAAAATACCAGCGTGCGCAGGTTTTAAGCCAGACAGCTATGACTTTTGGGAATGTGCTATACGTTGGAACACAAGACCGGAGAATCATCAGACCGGCACCGTCAGAATGGGCCCGCGTTCGGATCCGATGACCGTCGTAGATACTCAACTCAAGGTACACGGTATCAAAGGACTGAGAGTAGCCGATGCGTCCGTTATGCCTACG GTGGTTTCTGGTAACCCTGTTGCCTCGGTCAACATGGTCGGAGAAAGAGCCGCAGACTTTATCAAGCAAGACTGGGGAATCAAAATATAA